One window of the Triticum dicoccoides isolate Atlit2015 ecotype Zavitan chromosome 3B, WEW_v2.0, whole genome shotgun sequence genome contains the following:
- the LOC119278307 gene encoding probable cinnamyl alcohol dehydrogenase 1: MAAESESCNCSAWAANDPSGVLSPHSFNRRAARHDDVSLRITHCGVCYADVQWTRNLHHDSVYPLVPGHEIAGVVTEVGSDVKGFKLGDHVAVGTYINSCRDCDNCNSLLENHCSNFVFTFNGVDTDGTVTKGGYSTHIVVHERYCYKIPDGYPLEKAAPLACAGITVYTPMIRHHMNQPGKSLGVIGLGGLGHMAVKFGKAFGLNVTVLSTSESKRDEAINLLGADNFVVSSDKNQMESLKNSLDFIVDTASGDHPFDPYLALLKVRGVMALVGFPGEIRVHPATLNLGARTLSGSVVGGTKDTQEMINFCAANKIYPDIEIIKIDYINEALERLVNRDVKYRFVIDIESSFK; the protein is encoded by the exons ATGGCTGCTGAATCCGAGAGCTGCAACTGCAGTGCCTGGGCAGCAAATGATCCTTCCGGAGTACTCTCCCCTCACAGTTTCAACCGTAG GGCTGCACGACATGATGATGTTTCTTTGAGGATCACACACTGCGGTGTCTGTTATGCTGATGTTCAGTGGACAAGAAATTTGCACCATGACTCGGTGTACCCTTTAGTCCCTGG GCATGAGATTGCTGGAGTTGTAACCGAGGTTGGTTCAGACGTCAAGGGCTTCAAACTGGGCGACCATGTGGCTGTTGGGACATACATCAACTCATGCCGTGACTGTGACAACTGCAATAGCCTCCTCGAGAACCACTGCTCAAATTTTGTTTTCACTTTCAATGGTGTTGATACAGACGGCACTGTCACAAAGGGAGGCTATTCCACTCACATTGTAGTTCATGAACG GTACTGCTATAAAATACCTGACGGCTATCCGCTGGAAAAGGCCGCACCTTTAGCTTGTGCTGGGATCACTGTGTATACACCGATGATCCGGCATCACATGAACCAGCCGGGGAAGTCACTTGGGGTTATTGGTCTTGGTGGGTTGGGTCACATGGCAGTGAAATTCGGGAAAGCCTTTGGACTGAATGTGACAGTTTTGAGTACAAGTGAATCCAAAAGAGATGAAGCTATCAACCTTCTTGGCGCAGATAATTTTGTGGTATCATCAGATAAAAATCAGATGGAG TCCCTGAAAAATTCTCTGGACTTCATTGTCGATACTGCCTCTGGTGACCACCCATTTGACCCTTATCTCGCGCTTCTGAAAGTTCGTGGCGTGATGGCACTAGTTGGCTTTCCTGGAGAAATCAGAGTCCATCCTGCAACACTTAATCTGG GTGCACGAACTCTATCTGGCAGTGTAGTCGGAGGCACCAAGGACACCCAGGAGATGATAAACTTCTGCGCGGCAAACAAAATCTACCCAGATATTGAGATTATAAAGATAGACTACATCAACGAGGCTCTCGAGAGGCTTGTCAACCGGGATGTGAAGTACCGGTTTGTAATTGACATAGAGAGCTCTTTCAAGTAA